From Dermatophagoides farinae isolate YC_2012a chromosome 10, ASM2471394v1, whole genome shotgun sequence, a single genomic window includes:
- the LOC124491095 gene encoding UPF0235 protein HY04AAS1_1378, which produces MSSIIIPKSIVPIVQSSTTIKLIIRAKPGAKKSQIISIDDDAIGVQIAAPPREGAANEELIDYMSHVLGVKTKCIQLDVGTKSRNKILLINFGTTTNNKQQQQQQQPTITTAEKVLKMLKEDMDR; this is translated from the exons atgtcttcgattattattccaAAATCTATTGTTCCAattgttcaatcatcaacaacgataaaattaataatacGAGCTAAACCTGGTGctaaaaaatcacaaattatcagtatcgatgatgatgctattgGTGTACAGATTGCTGCACCACCAAg AGAAGGTGCAGCAAAtgaagaattgattgattatatgAGTCACGTTTTGGGTGTTAAAACTAAATGTATCCAATTGGATGTTGGTACAAAATctcgaaataaaattttattgattaattttggaacaacaacaaacaacaagcaacaacaacaacagcaacagccaACAATAACGACAGCTGAAAAAGTGTTGAAAATGTTAAAAGAGGATATGGATCGTTaa
- the LOC124490448 gene encoding receptor-type tyrosine-protein phosphatase epsilon, which produces MFKQSFHPFNRVSFQLGLSRSLFQSMMMMMISYGMIIIIVSISFVNGQTPYSETGDDVSAIQQCYDSPADLFQVFPQINGTFKIKIKNKCLQLPELEIYLYVFDLSIVDQIFIKEIDQLDVTKVNSIKINRPTMLFGHTELTNFHPPNARFKFGIVFFDHTGVVNIALHPKVFYFFTNQSNSSTTEILLIIILGILLLITCILLAMLIYINYCGNRRQKENGILFWRKQRPSNKMMKTHLLNDQENPTAAAAAETFVFEPKSNIIHVDKIITMIPDLLNEERIRQEYDSVPKSKMNSWNDGRLPQHKTKNRYGNLLPYDHTRVILKEDLPEDTNYINANFIDGYRRPKRYIASQGPIDTTIEDFWRCIWQYKCQQIVMLTNLEESGRMKCEKYWPEISQFYGKIKVTLQSTELFADYVIRSFLCEKSDSQQQQQQMIVNQYHFISWPDHNVPLYVCTLISFINRIRTHPFYKESSHIIVHCSAGIGRTGAFILIDSMLEMARKEKKIDILGHFCKMRLQRINMVEKFSQYVFVYHILVEALSHESSDISCNDFESYFEMMTKGNHHHHHNNHYYHKDKCRLRKQFEILNIMSFRKSTANQASKFGLINSKLNRREDVIPPDHARVILPNHEDYINAVYINGYRKKDAYIVTQIPFENNRQQFWKMIENTRCTTIVLLGDVFNDDQIYWPTIVNKKFDFNNNELSITLVKEEMLSGSNILMRTFQIRPDELIVRQFHLKNLNTIIGNIDGTIISSGDGGGGGGGVVSSSTTIISSTTTATTKTMKTSSLLRSCYELIELREKLDQYTTTNVSSSSSSSHPLVIQCIDGVQLSGLFCAADFIFERIKEEQQIDVFLAVQKIRANRPQFIINYEQYLYLHQVALAYLQSFDQYANFK; this is translated from the exons ATGTTTaaacaatcatttcatccattcaatcgtg TATCATTTCAGCTTGGTTTGTCTCGATctttgtttcaatcaatgatgatgatgatgattagttatggtatgatcatcatcatcgtcagcATCAGTTTTGTTAATGGACAAACACCATATTCTGAAACAGGCGACGATGTTTCAGCCATACAACAATGTTACg ATTCACCTGCCGATTTGTTTCAAGTGTTTCCACAAATAAATGGTACATTCAAGATTAAAATCAAGAATAAATGTCTTCAGCTACCGGAATTGGAAATTTATCTTTATGTATTTGATTTATCTATTGTTGATCAAATATTTATCaaagaaattgatcaattagaTGTGACCAAAGTTAATTCGATTAAAATCAATAGACCAACAATGTTGTTTGGCCATACAGAATTGACTAATTTTCATCCACCAAATGCACGTTTTAAATTTGGTATCGTATTCTTTGATCATACTGGTGTTGTTAATATTGCATTACATCCAAAAGTATTCTAtt tttttacaaatcaatcaaattcatcgacaactgaaattttgttgataattattttggGCATTTTATTGCTCATCACCTGTATATTGTTGGCAATGTTGATTTATAT AAATTATTGCGGAAATCGGcgacaaaaagaaaatggaatCCTTTTCTGGCGTAAACAACGTCCAagtaataaaatgatgaaaacacaTCTACTCAATGATCAAGAGAAtccaacagcagcagcagcagcagaaacatttgtttttgaaccAAAATCCAATATAATTCATGTGgataaaatcatcaccatgatACCGGATctattgaatgaagaaagaaTACGTCAAGAATATGATAGTGTACCTAAATCTAAAATGAATAGCTGGAATGATGGCCGATTGCCGCaacataaaacaaaaaatcgttATGGAAATCTATTACCATATGATCATACTAGAGTGATATTGAAAGAAGATTTACCTGAAGATACAAATTATATTAATGCCAATTTTATTGATGGATATCGTCGTCCAAAACGTTATATTGCATCACAAGGTCCAATCGATACTACTATTGAAGATTTTTGGCGCTGTATTTGGCAATACAAATGTCAACAGATTGTAATGTTAACGAATCTAGAAGAAAGTGGCCgaatgaaatgtgaaaaatattgGCCTGAAATCAGTCAattttatggaaaaattaaAGTCACATTACAAAGTACAGAATTATTTGCTGATTATGTAATAAGATCATTTTTATGTGAAAAATCcgattcacaacaacaacaacaacaaatgattgtcaatcaatatcattttaTATCATGGCCAGATCATAATGTACCATTATATGTTTGTACATTGATCAGTTTCATTAATCGTATACGTACACATCCATTCTATAAAGAATCATCACAtattattgttcattgttcAGCCGGTATTGGTCGTACTGGTGCATTTATTCTTATTGATTCAATGCTAGAAATGGCAcgtaaagagaaaaaaattgatattttaGGCCATTTCTGTAAAATGCGTTTACAACGTATTAATatggttgaaaaatttagCCAATATGTATTTGTATATCATATATTGGTTGAAGCATTATCACATGAATCATCGGATATTTCttgtaatgattttgaatcatattttgaaatgatgaccaaaggaaatcatcatcatcatcataataatcattattatcataaagATAAATGTCGTTTACGtaaacaatttgaaatattgaatataatgtCATTCCGTAAATCGACAGCAAATCAGGCATCAAAATTTGGTTTGATAAATAGTAAATTAAATCGTCGTGAAGATGTTATTCCAC CCGATCATGCTCGTGTGATTCTACCGAATCATGAAGATTATATAAACGCTGTCTATATAAAT gGATATCGTAAAAAAGATGCCTATATCGTTACACAGATACcgtttgaaaataatcgacaacaattttggaaaatgattgaaaataccCGTTGTACGACCATAGTGTTGTTGGGTgatgttttcaatgatgatcaaatt TATTGGCCAACCATTGTGAACaagaaatttgatttcaacaataatgaattatCAATCACATTGGTTAAAGAAGAAATGTTATCAGGttcaaatatattgatgagaacatttcaaattcgtccagatgaattgattgtaagacaatttcatttgaaaaatttaaatacaATCATAGGCAATATTGACGGAACAATAATAAGcagtggtgatggtggtggtggtggtggcggtgttGTTAGTTCATCAACGACAATCatttcttcaacaacaactgctacaacaaaaacaatgaaaacatcatcattattacgatCATGTTATGAATTAATAGAACTTCGAGAGAAATTGGATcaatatacaacaacaaatgtttccagttcatcgtcatcatcacatccGTTAGTCATACAATGCAT CGATGGTGTACAATTAAGTGGCCTATTCTGTGCGGCTGATTTTATATTCGAACGTATTAAAGAAGAACAACAGATTGATGTTTTTCTTGCTGTACAAAAAATTCGTGCCAATCGGccacaatttattattaattat GAACAATATCTATATCTACATCAAGTGGCACTGGCCTATTTACAATCATTCGATCAATATGCTAATTTTAAATAG
- the Ras85D gene encoding GTPase ras-like protein 1 has translation MTEYKLVVVGAGGVGKSALTIQLIQNHFVDEYDPTIEDSYRKQVVIDGETCLLDILDTAGQEEYSAMRDQYMRTGEGFLLVFAVNSAKSFEDISTYREQIKRVKDAEDVPMVLVGNKCDLPVRSVYINGAAEVAKNYGIPFVETSAKTRMGVDEAFYSLVREIRKDRERRGRDKRKNQKSSKKCIIL, from the exons CTGGTGGTGTCGGCAAAAGTGCCTTAACCATacaattaattcaaaatca ttttgttgatgaatatgatcCAACTATTGAAGATTCTTATCGTAAACAAGTTGTTATCGATGGCGAAACATGTCTACTTGATATATTGGACACTGCTGGTCAAGAAGAATATAg tgcTATGCGTGACCAGTATATGAGAACTGGTGAAGGGTTCTTATTGGTATTCGCTGTCAATAGTGCAAAATCATTCGAAGATATATCCACATACAGGGAACAA ATTAAACGGGTCAAAGATGCCGAAGATGTTCCCATGGTGCTAGTGGGAAATAAATGCGATCTGCCAGTCCGTTCTGTTTATATAAATGGAGCAGCCGAAGTTGCCAAAAATTATGGTATACCATTCGTGGAAACATCGGCCAAAACTAGAATGGGTGTTGATGAAGCCTTCTATTCATTAGTACGTGAAATACGTAAAGATCGTGAACGTCGTGGTAGAGATAAaagaaagaatcaaaaatcatcgaaaaaatgtatcattctttga